From the Gasterosteus aculeatus chromosome 13, fGasAcu3.hap1.1, whole genome shotgun sequence genome, one window contains:
- the arhgap25 gene encoding rho GTPase-activating protein 25 isoform X1, translating to MLLKMGPKDSQTSRWRPGADVAASCLPRCGPAPSLLRCHLAYQDTVNLRATEPLGSVISSRPCVLSLSDCVLSGPRRPLPLFSRHSTKSSLHRSKARSRSVIPGEGGLGPGSPRSPRSMERPLKSGWLKKQQRSLVKNWQQRYFVLRGSTLTYHKDDKETTVQGVIQLRFSKVNDLPPNLDDPGKYLFEIIPRTTKDRERCPYVFMANSQSDMEEWVRTLRKVIGVPTSGVFGKGLVDTVTYEQRFGPHMVPILVQKCVEFITENGLDEEGIFRLPGQDNAVKQFRDAFDAGERPSFPKDTDVHTVASLLKLYLRELPQPVVPWAQYQDFLDCTNPLDFSSTQGWEKLQKQIALLPRIHYNLLGYVCRFLFEVQQHSKVNKMNVENLATVMGINLLKPQIEDPISVMKATPQIQKLMTVMIRKHDILFPLSEDVLPSPPSKKTESQKNTPRSFVGWESAEMGDASLSESPEEEEDIDSPGPNRGDCSPQNTWQEPRSTSTDDWTGSHRKRTQTLPTFNCPLTGMAAKAEALNRWSNIHENAEEKSGTLSEDIFKILDLRSSGSLFGGPQTSNKGGEDKILAAQRERDDTGSSTAASQKPGGGGGVQPARVLCHQKNVGSSMGPDQQVSGRSEQETDGQPLADSLQQENMELKATVAELQSALEAERRRAAALELCLRNAERSRDEAQRRNEELQRDIQQFLTKKTQAAT from the exons ATGCTATTAAAAATGGGACCAAAGGACTCTCAAACCTCTAGGTGGAGACCCGGCGCTGATGTGGCAGCTTCCTGTTTACCCCGGTGCGGCCCTGCTCCTTCTCTTCTGCGCTGTCATCTTGCTTATCAAGACACAGTGAATTTAAGAGCCACTGAGCCTTTGGGTTCAGTTATCTCCTCTCGGCCCTGCGTGTTGTCTCTGTCGGACTGCGTCCTCTCGGGGCCACGTAGGCCTCTGCCTCTGTTCTCTCGTCACTCCACGAAATCATCCCTTCACAGATCAAAGG CACGGTCCAGGAGCGTGATACCCGGAGAGGGAGGCCTCGGCCCAGGCTCACCGCGCTCCCCCAGATCCATGGAGAGGCCCCTGAAGTCCGGCTGGCTCAAGAAACAACAGAGGTCTCTGGTGAAGAACTGGCAGCAGCGTTACTTTGTGCTGAGAGGGAGCACGCTGACCTACCACAAAGATGACAAGGAAACCACTGTGCAG GGAGTCATCCAGCTGCGTTTCAGTAAAGTTAACGACCTCCCGCCGAACTTGGATGACCCCGGGAAGTACCTGTTTGAGATCATACCAC GTACGACTAAAGACAGAGAGCGATGTCCCTACGTGTTCATGGCAAACTCCCAGAGTGACATGGAGGAGTGGGTCCGCACTCTGCGCAAAGTCATTGGAGTACCAACAAGTGGAG TGTTTGGAAAGGGTCTCGTGGACACGGTGACGTATGAGCAACGGTTCGGGCCTCATATGGTGCCGATCCTGGTGCAGAAGTGTGTGGAGTTCATCACGGAGAACGGCCTGGATGAAGAGGGCATCTTTCGCCTCCCGGGTCAGGACAATGCTGTGAAACAGTTCAGAGACGCCTTTGATGCAGGAGAGAGACCCTCCTTCCCTAA GGACACGGACGTCCACACGGTGGCGTCACTGCTCAAGCTGTACCTGCGCGAGCTTCCTCAGCCTGTGGTGCCGTGGGCTCAGTACCAAGACTTCCTGGACTGCACCAACCCGCTGGACTTCAGCAGCACACAG GGTTGGGAAAAGTTGCAGAAACAAATTGCTCTCCTCCCCAGAATCCACTACAACCTTCTCGGTTATGTCTGCCG GTTTTTGTTTGAGGTGCAGCAGCACTCCAAGGTGAACAAGATGAATGTGGAGAACTTGGCCACCGTGATGGGGATCAACCTGCTCAAACCTCAGATAGAAGACCCCATATCTGTGATGAAGG CCACTCCTCAGATCCAGAAGCTGATGACGGTGATGATCAGAAAGCATGACATTCTGTTTCCTCTCTCCGAAGAcgtccttccctcccctccctcaaaGAAGACTGAAAGCCAGAAGAACACGCCCCGCAGCTTCGTGGGCTGGGAGTCCGCAGAG ATGGGGGACGCGTCGCTGTCTGAGTCtccagaagaggaggaggacattgaCAGTCCCGGTCCAAACAGAGGAGACTGCAGCCCCCAAAACACGTGGCAGGAGCCTCGCTCCACTTCCACAGACGACTGGACGGGAAGTCACCGCAAACGCACCCAGACCCTTCCCACCTTCAACTGCCCTCTCACGGGGATGGCCGCCAAGGCCGAAGCTCTCAACCGGTGGAGTAACATCCACGAGAACGCGGAGGAGAAGAGCGGGACATTGTCAGAGGACATTTTTAAGATCCTGGACCTCCGGAGCTCAGGCTCATTGTTCGGGGGGCCTCAGACGAGCAACAAGGGGGGAGAAGATAAGATATTAGCGGCCCAGAGAGAAAGGGACGACACGGGTTCTTCAACCGCCGCCTCCCAAAaacccggcggcggcggcggagtcCAGCCCGCCCGCGTGCTGTGTCATCAGAAGAATGTGGGCAGCTCGATGGGACCAGACCAGCAGGTCAGCGGGCGGTCTGAGCAGGAGACGGACGGCCAGCCGCTTGCAGACAG tctgcagcaggagaacaTGGAGCTGAAGGCCACAGTGGCAGAGCTCCAGTCCGCCCTGGAGGCAGAGCGCCGGCGAGCGGCCGCGCTCGAGCTCTGCCTGAGAAACGCTGAGCGCAGCCGAGACGAAGCTCAGAGACGCAACGAGGAGCTGCAAAGAGACATTCAGCAGTTCCTCACCAAAAAGACACAAGCTGCTACCTAG
- the neff1 gene encoding low molecular weight neuronal intermediate filament, with protein MSYSGDIYSSSSYRKIFGDAPRSGRVGLGLSSSSSPSRSHSAGYRSSHRNYGSPSSANYRRTAASGRVFSSMPDSAMDLTQSTAVTNELKIVRTNEKEQLQGLNDRFVSFIEKVHNLEQQNKVLEAEVTMLRQRHNEPSRLHELYEQEIRELRARVEELTHERSQMHLDCVQMNDTLEHMREKLEEETKLREEAENTLKGYRKDVDDATMARLELEKKVESLLDEIAFLRKVHEEELQEMQASLQATQVSVEMDMSKPDLTAALKDIRVQYETLSARNQTQAEDWYRSKFASVTEAAARNQDAVKHSREELSEYRRQVQARTLEIEALRGHNEALERQIAEMEDRHGDEMAEMQDTIQQLEAALRSTKGEMSRHLREYQDLLNVKMALDIEIAAYRKLLEGEECRLSSVGGAMVQSGYQGFSYMSARSYSLGAYRKPEAKPEEEEEEEEEEVEDDGGEDEEEEGEENKEEGEEGDDGDDQEEGEGEEEEEEEEEDEKQKEKEKKKESPAGKTSKS; from the exons ATGAGTTACTCCGGCGACatttacagcagcagctcctaTCGGAAGATCTTCGGAGATGCCCCCCGGTCCGGCCGAGTGGGTCTgggcctcagcagcagcagcagcccgtccCGCTCGCACTCTGCGGGATACCGCAGCAGCCACCGCAACTATGGCTCCCCGTCCTCCGCCAACTACCGCAGGACGGCGGCTTCTGGCCGCGTCTTCTCCTCCATGCCGGACTCCGCGATGGACCTGACCCAGTCCACCGCGGTCACCAACGAGCTCAAGATCGTCCGCACCAACGagaaggagcagctgcagggccTCAACGACCGCTTCGTGTCCTTCATTGAGAAGGTGCACAACCTGGAGCAGCAGAACAAAGTCCTGGAGGCGGAGGTCACGATGCTGCGCCAGCGCCACAACGAGCCGTCGCGTCTGCACGAGCTGTACGAGCAGGAGATCCGCGAGCTGCGGGCGCGCGTCGAGGAGCTGACGCACGAGAGGAGCCAGATGCACCTGGACTGCGTGCAGATGAACGACACGCTGGAGCACATGagggagaagctggaggaggagaccaagCTGCGCGAGGAGGCGGAGAACACCCTGAAGGGCTACCGGAAGGACGTGGACGACGCCACCATGGCGCGCCTGGAGTTGGAGAAGAAGGTGGAGTCGCTGCTGGACGAGATCGCCTTCCTCAGGAAAGTTcacgaggaggagctgcaggagatgcAGGCGTCTCTGCAGGCCACTCAG GTGTCGGTGGAGATGGACATGAGCAAACCGGACCTGACTGCCGCTCTGAAGGACATCCGGGTCCAGTACGAGACCCTGTCGGCCAGGAACCAGACCCAAGCAGAAGACTGGTACCGCTCCAAGTTTGCCAGCGTGACCGAAGCCGCCGCCCGCAACCAGGACGCCGTCAAGCACTCGCGGGAGGAGCTGAGCGAGTACCGCAGGCAGGTGCAGGCCCGCACCCTGGAGATCGAGGCCCTCAGGGGCCACAACGAGGCCCTGGAGAGGCAGATTGCCGAGATGGAGGACCGACACGGCGATGAAATGGCAGAGATGCAG GACACCATTCAGCAGCTGGAGGCTGCGCTGCGCAGCACCAAAGGGGAAATGTCCCGTCACCTGCGTGAATACCAGGACCTGCTGAATGTCAAGATGGCGCTGGACATTGAGATCGCTGCCTACAG GAAGCTCCTGGAAGGCGAGGAGTGCCGCCTCAGCTCCGTCGGCGGGGCCATGGTCCAGTCGGGCTACCAGGGCTTCTCCTACATGTCAGCCCGCTCCTACTCCCTGGGAGCCTACAGGAAGCCCGAAGCCAagcccgaggaggaggaagaggaggaggaggaggaggtggaagacgATGGcggagaagacgaggaggaagaaggagaggagaacaaagaggagggagaggagggagatgacgGCGACGaccaggaggagggtgagggagaggaggaggaggaggaagaggaggaggacgagaagcagaaagaaaaggagaagaagaaggagagccCCGCCGGCAAGACCAGCAAGAGCTAA
- the bmp10 gene encoding bone morphogenetic protein 10 has translation MARIWIFPPRTICTSRTLLLLFSILLTQGLCGQSSPISNIHQRYRPAPGLGDGHGGAADPSLPEQDMNMQSLLESLKEQFLQTFNLSGLVPPPPPHGGSPEEPPEYMMELYNRFANDRTAMPTATIIRSFKNEDSSPSVVGVGGVRRHPLLFNVSVPHHERITAAELRLYTLVQNDRHLYAGVDRKVTIYELELYVGEGNVTDGNAVRGDGFRSGGERRELLELASRQVYGTDSGWEAFDLTAAVRRWRKSDRGTTHRLEVHVASVANDNDIQGTAEDNKDPAEGDMKIDTSPEEKHKPLLIVFSDDQSSDHRDDKRELNEMIDHETSNVLLHNDLGMGLNGLWGEQGRDGEEMDKEAEPDEEDLIQMRSNLIYDTASRIRRNAKGNHCKKQSLYVEFKDIGWDSWILAPAGYDAFECTGMCSFPLTKHVTPTKHAIVQTLININSPQKAARACCVPTKLDPISLLYLDDTGVVTYKYKFEGMVVAECGCR, from the exons atggcGAGAATTTGGATCTTTCCACCGAGAACCATCTGCACTTCCAGGACTTTGCTCTTGTTGTTTTCCATCCTACTGACCCAGGGGCTCTGCGGCCAGAGCAGCCCAATCTCCAACATCCATCAGAGGTATCGGCCCGCTCCGGGGCTGGGAGACGGGCATGGAGGGGCGGCGGATCCTTCGCTGCCGGAGCAGGACATGAACATGCAGAGCTTGTTGGAGAGCCTGAAGGAACAGTTTCTGCAGACTTTCAACCTGTCGGGCTTGGTTCCCCCTCCGCCGCCTCATGGAGGCTCGCCAGAAGAACCACCTGAGTACATGATGGAGCTTTACAACCGCTTCGCTAATGACCGTACGGCCATGCCCACCGCCACCATCATCCGCAGCTTCAAAAATGAAG ATTCTTCTCCCAGTGTCGTGGGTGTTGGAGGAGTAAGGCGTCACCCCCTCCTCTTCAATGTGTCCGTCCCCCACCATGAACGCATCACAGCGGCCGAGCTTCGCCTCTACACACTCGTCCAGAACGACCGCCACCTCTATGCCGGTGTCGACCGCAAGGTCACCATCTACGAACTGGAACTGTACGTCGGAGAGGGCAACGTGACCGATGGGAACGCCGTGAGAGGCGACGGATTCAGAAGTGGGGGAGAGCGGAGAGAGCTGCTGGAATTGGCTTCACGCCAGGTCTACGGCACCGACAGCGGCTGGGAGGCCTTTGACCTCACTGCTGCTGTTCGACGCTGGCGCAAATCTGACCGTGGCACCACGCACCGGTTGGAAGTGCACGTTGCCAGCGTGGCTAATGACAACGACATCCAAGGCACGGCGGAGGACAACAAAGACCCAGCTGAAGGAGACATGAAGATCGACACCAGCCcagaggagaaacacaaacCTCTCCTGATTGTTTTCTCTGACGACCAGAGCAGTGATCACCGCGACGACAAGCGCGAGCTCAACGAGATGATCGACCACGAAACCTCCAACGTGCTTCTCCACAATGACTTGGGGATGGGCCTCAATGGGCTGTGGGGAGAACAGGggagggacggagaggagaTGGACAAAGAGGCAGAGCCAGACGAAGAGGACCTCATCCAAATGCGCTCCAACCTGATCTACGACACAGCGTCCCGCATCCGCCGCAATGCCAAGGGGAACCACTGCAAGAAGCAATCGCTGTACGTGGAGTTCAAGGATATTGGGTGGGACAGTTGGATCCTGGCACCCGCCGGTTACGACGCCTTTGAGTGCACCGGCATGTGTTCCTTCCCGCTGACGAAGCATGTCACACCCACCAAGCACGCCATTGTCCAGACATTGATTAACATCAACAGTCCCCAGAAGGCGGCGCGAGCTTGCTGCGTGCCCACCAAGCTGGACCCCATCTCCCTGCTGTACTTGGATGACACGGGTGTGGTCACCTACAAGTACAAGTTTGAAGGCATGGTGGTGGCAGAGTGCGGCTGCAGATAG
- the cds2 gene encoding phosphatidate cytidylyltransferase 2, producing the protein MTDLRHRGAKDTDPTLQQQPSEDKGSDSELKGEKDVPSDGEAKADSGVPDVPAPADDTPEVLNKALSGLSSRWKNWWVRGILTLAMISFFFLIIYLGPIVLMMIVLIVQIKCFQEIITIGYSVYHSYHLPWFRTLSWYFLLCVNYFFYGETVTDYFFSLVQREEPLRILSKYHRFISFALYLTGFCMFVLSLVKKHYRLQFYMFGWTHVTLLIVVTQSHLIIHNLFEGMIWFIVPISCVICNDIMAYMFGFFFGRTPLIKLSPKKTWEGFIGGLFSTIVFGIMFSYLLAGYRYFVCPVEFNNDSNSFQVDCEPSDLFQLQDYALPAVLESFTGWSTVRLYPFQIHSIALSSFASIVGPFGGFFASGFKRAFKIKDFANTIPGHGGIMDRFDCQYLMATFVNVYIASFIRGPNPSKVIQQLLALRIDQQLHIFNSLKTHLTEKGLLPALEEAAAA; encoded by the exons ATGACAGATCTAAGGCACCGTGGAGCCAAAGACACCGACCCAACGTTACAACAGCAGCCGTCAGAGGACAAG gGCTCTGACAGTGAGCTGAAGGGGGAAAAAGATGTGCCATCAGACGGCGAAGCCAAGGCGGACTCGGGGGTCCCAGACGTGCCGGCCCCTGCCGATGACACCCCGGAGGTTCTGAACAAGGCCCTGTCCGGACTCTCCTCAAG ATGGAAGAACTGGTGGGTCCGAGGTATCCTCACACTGGCCATGATCTCCTTCTTCTTTCTCATCATCTACCTGGGGCCGATAGTGCTGATGATGATT GTCCTCATCGTCCAGATTAAGTGCTTCCAGGAGATCATCACCATCGGATACAGCGTGTACCACTCTTACCACCTGCCCTGGTTCAGGACGTTGAGCTG GTACTTCCTGCTGTGTGTGAACTACTTCTTCTATGGCGAGACCGTGACCGACTACTTCTTCTCGCTGgtgcagagggaggagcctcTTCGCATCCTCAGCAAATACCACCGATTCATCTCCTTTGCCCTCTACCTCACAG GGTTCTGCATGTTTGTGCTGAGTTTGGTGAAGAAGCACTACCGCCTTCAGTTCTACATG TTTGGTTGGACCCATGTGACTCTGCTGATTGTGGTGACTCAGTCTCACCTTATCATTCACAATCTGTTTGAGGGGATGATCTG GTTCATTGTGCCGATTTCCTGCGTGATCTGTAACGACATTATGGCCTACATGTTTGGTTTCTTCTTCGGCCGCACCCCTCTCATCAAG CTCTCCCCCAAGAAGACTTGGGAGGGCTTCATCGGTGGATTGTTCTCCACTATTGTGTTTGGCATTATG TTCTCCTATCTGCTGGCCGGCTACCGCTACTTTGTGTGCCCGGTGGAATTCAACAACGACTCCAACAGTTTCCAGGTGGACTGTGAGCCGTCCGATCTCTTCCAGCTTCAGGACTACGCTCTGCCCGCCGTCCTGGAGTCTTTCACTGGCTGG agcaccgtgcgTCTCTATCCGTTCCAGATCCACAGCATCGCGCTCTCCTCGTTCGCCTCCATTGTGGGACCTTTCGGGGGATTCTTTGCCAGTGGCTTCAAAAGAGCCTTTAAGATCAAG GATTTCGCCAACACTATCCCGGGTCACGGTGGCATCATGGACCGATTCGACTGCCAGTACCTCATGGCAACGTTCGTTAATGTCTACATTGCTAGCTTCATCAG gggcCCAAACCCCAGCAAGGTGATCCAGCAGCTCCTGGCCCTCCGTATCGATCAGCAGCTCCACATATTCAACTCCCTGAAGACTCACCTGACGGAGAAGGGCCTGCTGCCGGCGCTGGAGGAGGCTGCCGCCGCCTAG
- the arhgap25 gene encoding rho GTPase-activating protein 25 isoform X2 → MSLKLPRNWDFSTFKAETARIARSRSVIPGEGGLGPGSPRSPRSMERPLKSGWLKKQQRSLVKNWQQRYFVLRGSTLTYHKDDKETTVQGVIQLRFSKVNDLPPNLDDPGKYLFEIIPRTTKDRERCPYVFMANSQSDMEEWVRTLRKVIGVPTSGVFGKGLVDTVTYEQRFGPHMVPILVQKCVEFITENGLDEEGIFRLPGQDNAVKQFRDAFDAGERPSFPKDTDVHTVASLLKLYLRELPQPVVPWAQYQDFLDCTNPLDFSSTQGWEKLQKQIALLPRIHYNLLGYVCRFLFEVQQHSKVNKMNVENLATVMGINLLKPQIEDPISVMKATPQIQKLMTVMIRKHDILFPLSEDVLPSPPSKKTESQKNTPRSFVGWESAEMGDASLSESPEEEEDIDSPGPNRGDCSPQNTWQEPRSTSTDDWTGSHRKRTQTLPTFNCPLTGMAAKAEALNRWSNIHENAEEKSGTLSEDIFKILDLRSSGSLFGGPQTSNKGGEDKILAAQRERDDTGSSTAASQKPGGGGGVQPARVLCHQKNVGSSMGPDQQVSGRSEQETDGQPLADSLQQENMELKATVAELQSALEAERRRAAALELCLRNAERSRDEAQRRNEELQRDIQQFLTKKTQAAT, encoded by the exons ATGTCTCTCAAGCTGCCTCGCAACTGGGACTTCAGCACCTTCAAGGCTGAGACAGCTCGCATAG CACGGTCCAGGAGCGTGATACCCGGAGAGGGAGGCCTCGGCCCAGGCTCACCGCGCTCCCCCAGATCCATGGAGAGGCCCCTGAAGTCCGGCTGGCTCAAGAAACAACAGAGGTCTCTGGTGAAGAACTGGCAGCAGCGTTACTTTGTGCTGAGAGGGAGCACGCTGACCTACCACAAAGATGACAAGGAAACCACTGTGCAG GGAGTCATCCAGCTGCGTTTCAGTAAAGTTAACGACCTCCCGCCGAACTTGGATGACCCCGGGAAGTACCTGTTTGAGATCATACCAC GTACGACTAAAGACAGAGAGCGATGTCCCTACGTGTTCATGGCAAACTCCCAGAGTGACATGGAGGAGTGGGTCCGCACTCTGCGCAAAGTCATTGGAGTACCAACAAGTGGAG TGTTTGGAAAGGGTCTCGTGGACACGGTGACGTATGAGCAACGGTTCGGGCCTCATATGGTGCCGATCCTGGTGCAGAAGTGTGTGGAGTTCATCACGGAGAACGGCCTGGATGAAGAGGGCATCTTTCGCCTCCCGGGTCAGGACAATGCTGTGAAACAGTTCAGAGACGCCTTTGATGCAGGAGAGAGACCCTCCTTCCCTAA GGACACGGACGTCCACACGGTGGCGTCACTGCTCAAGCTGTACCTGCGCGAGCTTCCTCAGCCTGTGGTGCCGTGGGCTCAGTACCAAGACTTCCTGGACTGCACCAACCCGCTGGACTTCAGCAGCACACAG GGTTGGGAAAAGTTGCAGAAACAAATTGCTCTCCTCCCCAGAATCCACTACAACCTTCTCGGTTATGTCTGCCG GTTTTTGTTTGAGGTGCAGCAGCACTCCAAGGTGAACAAGATGAATGTGGAGAACTTGGCCACCGTGATGGGGATCAACCTGCTCAAACCTCAGATAGAAGACCCCATATCTGTGATGAAGG CCACTCCTCAGATCCAGAAGCTGATGACGGTGATGATCAGAAAGCATGACATTCTGTTTCCTCTCTCCGAAGAcgtccttccctcccctccctcaaaGAAGACTGAAAGCCAGAAGAACACGCCCCGCAGCTTCGTGGGCTGGGAGTCCGCAGAG ATGGGGGACGCGTCGCTGTCTGAGTCtccagaagaggaggaggacattgaCAGTCCCGGTCCAAACAGAGGAGACTGCAGCCCCCAAAACACGTGGCAGGAGCCTCGCTCCACTTCCACAGACGACTGGACGGGAAGTCACCGCAAACGCACCCAGACCCTTCCCACCTTCAACTGCCCTCTCACGGGGATGGCCGCCAAGGCCGAAGCTCTCAACCGGTGGAGTAACATCCACGAGAACGCGGAGGAGAAGAGCGGGACATTGTCAGAGGACATTTTTAAGATCCTGGACCTCCGGAGCTCAGGCTCATTGTTCGGGGGGCCTCAGACGAGCAACAAGGGGGGAGAAGATAAGATATTAGCGGCCCAGAGAGAAAGGGACGACACGGGTTCTTCAACCGCCGCCTCCCAAAaacccggcggcggcggcggagtcCAGCCCGCCCGCGTGCTGTGTCATCAGAAGAATGTGGGCAGCTCGATGGGACCAGACCAGCAGGTCAGCGGGCGGTCTGAGCAGGAGACGGACGGCCAGCCGCTTGCAGACAG tctgcagcaggagaacaTGGAGCTGAAGGCCACAGTGGCAGAGCTCCAGTCCGCCCTGGAGGCAGAGCGCCGGCGAGCGGCCGCGCTCGAGCTCTGCCTGAGAAACGCTGAGCGCAGCCGAGACGAAGCTCAGAGACGCAACGAGGAGCTGCAAAGAGACATTCAGCAGTTCCTCACCAAAAAGACACAAGCTGCTACCTAG